From the genome of Camarhynchus parvulus chromosome 4, STF_HiC, whole genome shotgun sequence:
TGCCATAGAGCAGCGTTACAGAGTACAAAACACATTAGCAGATAATAACACCTGTTTGTGCAAGAGCAAAGTGTTATCTTCCATTCTCATTCTTGattcttcttttcctgccccaaaactgccaaaTATGCGCTACTTGTAGGAGATAGGTGGCATTGTCTcaacaaataaatttttgtaattaataGTCAGGTATTATAAAGATTAGAAATTAATGTGTTCAGCCCCAGTCAGGATTTGACCCTCAGTCTTATTGGCAACTTCCattgtttttattctgcttttgaCAATCCAGGTTTATCTGTGGATGGATCTGCTTCTTCTAAGTCTGCAAATTCTTCCTCTATAACTGGCTtcaatattttctctatttgcGTAagtctttttttcactttctgttgTGCACCTTCATACTCAGCCAACAACCTGGCAAACTTTGTTTGCAACCTGTCCATAGCACGTTCCATGTAGGCGACCTTCTCTTCCAGATCTTTAGGATCGCTTCCTAAATTTGCAATTTCAATGTCCAGTAACCCATCTTTCATTAGGATTTGCTTGCCTTTTTCTTCCAGCATAGCCTTTGCATCTGGATACTCTGTTAAAGCCTCCATGAGATCATCCTTAGACAAACAAAACAAGTCTGAGTATCCAATACTTTTAATATTGGCTGTTCTTCGATTGCCAGCTTTGCTACCCTTGATGTTAAGAATGCTGATTTCTCCAAAGTAGCTGCCATCACTTAGGACCACAAATTGGGTAATTCCATCATCAGCAACTACTGCCAGCTTGCCTTCTTTGATAATGTACATCTCTCGTCCAATATCTCCTTTTCTGCAAATATAATCTCCAGGACTGTATACTTGGGGCTGGAGTTTCAAAACCAGTTCAACCAGCAAACCTGCTTCACAGTCTGCAAAAATCCGAACTTTTTTTAGCGTTTCCAGGTGAACATTGATTGCAATCTCTGCTCTTAGTTTATCTGGCAGATACTTCAAGACTTCCCTTTCATCCACAGCCTTTTTGTTTGTCCACAGGTAGTCAAACCACTTTATAACTCTTTTTTCCATGTCCTTACTCACATTCCGAAAATGCATATACTGCTTGATAGCATCAATCCTTGCTTGGAACTCCGCCCTGGCAGCATTCATGTTGGAGATCATTGAGCCCACGTTACCAACGATGGTAGCAAAGATCAGTACTCCAACCAAGAAGTCAACGACCACAAAAAAATACTCAGAATCTCTTACAGGAGGGGGGGTTTCACCAATAGTAGTCAGGGTCAGTGTTGACCAGTAGAGACTGTAGACATATTTTCTAGTCAGGCGGGCAAATTCAGGATCTGAGGTGTTGGGGTAGACCCACGTGTCAGCCCCAAATCCAATGGCTTTTGAGATGGAGTAGTATACACAGGCATTCCAGTGAATAATAATCACAATGTACATGACAAGGTTAGAGATCCTGAAGATATTTGGGTAGTTTGTTCTTGTTTCTGTTCTCTGGAAGAATTCAAACATCCGAGCTACTCTGAGTAGTCTGTTTATTCTTAATTCTGGGTAATTCAATCCTAACTTAAAGTATAAGAGATCAGTTGGTAAGATTGACAGAAAATCTAGTTTGAATTGAAAAGATCTCTTGTATTTCTCTCGTAGCTTATGTTCTTCTTTCACCAGAAGACCTTGCTCCAGGTAacctaaaataaattttaaataataaaaaaagctaCAGGTTCAAATATGTTGAGTTTAAGGTCAGTCCAAATctactttgaaaaatattttgggtgCAAATTCCATATGGAACATAACTTCTCTTACTTTTTactatttaatttcttatttcccAATAGTCAGTTTAGTGCTATATGGTTCAGCTATGAAAGATAAACAATTCTAGATCTGAatattttcctcaatttttccaCTATGGTGAACATCTGGAAATAAAAACCatcttcccctccaaaaaacctccacaaGCTATAGGAAGGGTGATTAATGAGGAAAAGAATCTGAACTCAGGAATTGCAGTTCCATATTGAGTGTATCTACTTAATAGCTCCATAGgttagtattttaaataaatagttgTAGCTGAAGTTAATGGGATGTCTTGCTTGCTCAAGAGtcttgaaaaatcaaaaaaatacttgaatCTCCCATTAATACAAAAACCAGATTTAGGTGCTGGTTTTTCAGAACCCCTGATCCTCTCTTGGCTGCACTACATGTTTCTTTTGTCTTGGTGAGTCAGCTGCAAGCAGAACAGCTTGTACCTGCATATCTCAAACTTCATGTGTCCTTTGAGTAATACATAAAATTTCATCAGAATTTCTCCTACTTTTACAGTAAGGCTGCAGTCTTTCAGAAATCTAACTCAGCATCTTTTTTTCACTAATGCATCTCATCAAGGCTATTCAGATAAGAGAAGTAGTAgggttttgattaaaaaaaaataacactggcataaatatgtaaaaaggaataattaatCCTTGAGTATATTTACCTGTCCTTGTCCGTACAAACATATCAGCAACATAAATGGCATCAGAAACATAATCAATAATAAACCATGCCACTAAGTAATCATGCTGAAGCTCATCAAAACAGGCTCTGaatatgaaaaaacaaaagtaaattaccataaaacaaaaattaaatacatgtatgaataaattattatttatttatctagTCAGGGATATTATGATTTTCCAAAAGTTCTATGTAGTCACTGAAGGAGTACATCACCTAGCAATAATCATGGTCCAGTTGTACATGACAGGCATTGTGATGCAAAACAACCAGTTGTAATATATATTTCCTGCTGGATCAATGGTGAAAATATCTTTCTTCTTCCTAAGTGgtaagcaggggaaaaaaagaaatttaatgaGAGACTTGAAATACACATCTCATTTTTGAGGAATTAAGCATTCCAGAAATTATTATTGTGAAATAAGTGGTCTTTATCGAAGTTAAACTTCCTTGCTCAAGTGCATGGAAGATATGAAGCTGGTACAACTTGGTGTGACACaaatttagaatttaaattttgctgACCAAAGTCAGCTTGGCAGTCTCACTTCAGTTCATAGTGGCacatgtgatttttaaattattttttcctaccCACATAACTCTCTTGTCTGATAATTTATcttatcattaaaaaaagattatgTGACCATTAATTTTTagagaaatataaattatgaGATGAATCATGCCTTTCTCACAGGGAAAAGTCTGGCCCCGAGGAAGATAAAACATTGGCATAGTTTACATAAAGATACCAAAGAATAGGAAATCATACAACACAGGTTTCTACTGCACTGTTTTGAGTTTCTCTTCCTTAGCCAGAATATTATGAATTTACCAAGTAGACTATAAAGCAACAACTTTTAGAGCATTGAAGAGTTTACTGGCTTGTAGGTGCCTTTGAGTGTGGAAGAGATTGCTTTATACTGGCACATTGTTTGCTGCAGTGTATTGTACAAGAAATATTAGATAATCAGAATCTAAAGGAGATGTATCTTGATTAAGGTTTCAAATCAGCTCCATGCATGCATATTTCTGTTGTCCACATATGAAGTTAAGTCAAAACAACTCTGCTCTAGGGAGAACAGCAGCAGTCTTTGCACTCATTCACTAGGGTATAAACACCTTTACAGGACATCTATGAATGAATTTGTTCTTacattaaaagcaattttattacATAGCATAACTGGACCTAAACGAAAAATACTTactcttctgtattttctttcttcttcaacttatgtttatttttatttttctcctttttttctttggtcttttgtgtttctccatccttttttttttctggcttgcTAAGAAATAGATTAACATTTTCCATTGTTAAGGACCAAGTAAAACgtatgtagaaaaaaaatctaaatctcTTAGAAATAGTAATATTATTACTCTTCATCTtacctcttcttttctttttttcttttcttctcctctctaagaaaaagaaaaatatgataGGGTCATGGGATGCACATCCTGTTTCTTCAACATCTATTTATTAGAAGCATCTGAATTCAGTAAGGATAACATTGTACTTATGTGTTTAGCCTtcaaaaaagtgtttttcttatTGCTTGTTATTTCACCTAGAACtactttgttttaaatcaaTAGATACAATATCAATAACTTTGGTAATAAGGATGATCATCATCATAACTGATGTGCATGAAGTTGAAATGTATGTGCAGTCTCTTTTGGGCTTACCTGAATTACATCTCTATTTCTAATGAAACAATTAGATATTtactataaatatttatttctgcttttataatCAAAATTTCAGTACTCTCATTTTATCAAATGGCAAAGATACTTACTCAtctttattactattattgttAATATTGTAGCATGCAAATACTCCAGGTGGATATTGTTGCCtaggaaacaacaaaacaacacagtTGTATGATATctgatgaaatttaaaaaaaccaaaatctcctaaatatttacaataaGCAATATACTGTAAtcttaaaaacttttttttttactaagagTGAAGAAAATTATATGATAGCAAGTATATGTGCTTAGATATTCTTATGTAAATcatcaaactaaaaaaaaaaccccaaacctacacaaaatatatttgacaTACCTGTTTTCCCCTTCGTACATCAGTCCATGGTCCTTACTGGTGTCATGCACTACCACACTGGGAACAATTGTATGGGAGTGATGGGTCTCAATCACTCCTACCTTCATGGTCAGGTTTGTTTTAACTTGGGTAATTGAAGAAGactgaataaaaaaagaatcaagTCATTTCACCACTAGAATAAgtagcttttttcccccctaagaATGAATCCTTTACATTCTTGTTTTCCTGAAGCCCAACAAGAATATTTACAGTTTCCTGTCTTCCATGACATTCCCACCAGACAAGAGAATGACCTGGCAACTCCTGCTAAAGGGAACGTTGTACACATCTTTAGGGAAGCATTAATTTACGTTTTTCTCCTGAGTTTTGACAcatactttgaaaatatttaaataattgtgCTTGAAACATCTACTGCTGTTTCTCTGGGTTTTGAACCAAAGGCTAAAAACACTGTATCAATATGGAGAAACAGATTCATGCACAGATGACATCCTGAAAACCAGACTAAAAAGTATCCCCTGGTTGTAGGTCCAAGGAAATCTCAGTATATCTGGTAACAGAGACTTACATTATGTTGAGATCAAAGAGTGGTCCTCTTGAGGGTAAGTAAGACGGTAAGATTAATGTAGTGGTTTCCTTACTCATATAGCAGGTGGTATATAAACACCTAAATAGAAGTGTTAGTGGCTCTTTATGTCTGATCTGTTCatctcaagggaaaaaaaaaaccctgaaaatgttttatagCTAATACAGTGCATTCTACTGAATAATTTTCTAGAACTGGTGTAATTAACTTCAGCTCTCCTTTTCACCATTTATTCCTACAGTTATATCTTGGCATCAGTAAGACTGCCAGCTCTTTAGGCATGAATTCTATCAGTGTGATTTGCTCTTGCCAGGGTCATTTAGAGAGGATTATAAAGCAGATATTGATACTGCTATCCACAGCAGTAACAATTTCCCTGTATGTGTGAAATCAGAATATAGAGATCTCTGTAAGCCACAAACTGGCAAATGAGTGTCTATACCACTGATAAGTGAAGTCAAATGCCATAGGGATCAGACTTGAAGCAGTTTATTCTGGCACAGCATGAAGGAGGAGCAGAATGATACAGCTGACATTGCTGCCAGACTTGACTTCCCTTATTTGTCAGTGAAACTAAAAATATGCCTATACAGGAAATAGGAGGGGAAATCCATGTTCCCAGCACTCCTCGGACATGAATGACACATGGTGCAAAAAATAATACAGCAatatcacagaattacagaatattctgatttggaagggacccacaaggactACTGAGCCCAACccttaagtgaatggcccatacagggatCAAATCCACAATCTTGGTGTTATAAACACCATGCTCTGAACAACTGAGATCTAACATTCTACACAATAGAAAGATAAAGATTGAAGATTGTGATGTGTTATTCCATGGATAGTCCTAAATATAGTCCAATACTACTGGTCAGTCTTTCAATGCTTGCCAGCATGGATCAGGTCTAAGATAAATagacataaaaatattctaagtATCTAAGACATGGCAAACTTCAGGTGAGATTCATCAGGAGACTAAAAGCTGTACCAGGGTTTCCAGTGACTTACTGCTTGAAAGTGAGAGGATTGAAATTACACCAGGTTCAATTAAGTGGCTTTATATCTGCTTACAGGTGCTCTGAAAGCTCTATTAATGCTGGCACACACAATTCCATCCTGATTAAACCTATATCTTCCACAGGATCACACAAATAATGGTGCGAAATAAAGCAGTATCCAACTCAGCACCAGACAAGTTCAAATGCATTATTCTCaagggaaataatttctccaACAGAGTGGGCTCTAAACCAGTCAGTTCATGTTAGCACTCACAGTACTAGCATTTCAACATGGgtatatatttttcatgtttactTTTGCTCTTTGGGTCTTCTTtagtgtcaaaaaaaaaaaaaaggaaaaaaaaaatttgacgTTGTGCTCTCCAGACATGCTGATTTGCACTTGTTCTAGAGTTTAAAGATGATGACAAGTATGATAAAATAGAATGTGTCCAAAATCACACCAATCCAGAGTATGGAGCCTgaaggctggggaaaaaaaaaatctatatcCTCTACATTCCCATCTTCTTCAGGTTAATAGGattttctttgcattatttcaaataaacaaGTTCCTCTGTTTCTGTTGGTGTCTGTTGTAAGCAGAGATACTGTGGGATACTGTGTGTTCTGGGGAAGCAGCCATGGCAGCCATGCATAGGATTTGCTGGGAAAGAGGAGCTGCCATTTGAGGCAGGatgggacatttgggacatttcaTATTACTGAGGCACTGAAAACATTAAGTGGCATAGCAATTGAAGTATTAACTACCCTGTAGTCTCAAAATACCAAGTTTGAACAGCAAGCTTAGGTAAGTGCTGCACCAGGTTTTTTCCTGTCAGTCAGGATGTGTAGCACAAGAGTATCTTCAAAGTCCACTAGTAGAAAAACAAATTGCAGGGAGTTAAAATTCCCAAGTCTAAGAGACAGGAGTGCTAATGCAGCATGTGCCCAGTGCAAGTTGGACAGAGGCAGAAATTAAATCTAGTTTGGGGACTGTTGTTACTTTGTTACAGCATTTGCCCATACTGGGCACAGTAGAAAATATCACATTAAACTCACTGGGTCCAAATTAATCTTAGGGCATTTTCaagcatttcaaaatttttactAAATTCTATCACTATCATGTTTCCTATTCTGTAGtcacacatatttttttctttaactgatACATTGTCACAACTTATTACAGTGCTTTTTAATATTGGGATGCACATTTTCACATTATCATATTTAGGTAGCAAATTCAAAAAGTAATAGATGCTTTCTGtagacatattttaaatttctaccATATGATTTTTACTGTATCGTCCCAAATAGTTTCCTTTTACtacttggattttttaaaaatgtaactaCTATGATAAACAACCTAGTTTTCAAGCATTATGAGCTGAAAACGAATTCTACTAATCACTATACATCAAAATCTTTAGGGctgcaagaaaataaaggatTGTGATGAATGGAAGACCAGCTTCTGTTgcttctgctgttttattttacgtatttctcccttttttacTGGCCCACTACATTCACATCTCTAATCATTATTTTCATagacaaaatgctttaaataagGATACCCTGGAACAGATTTGGGCATCACATACagatctatttttttccttcacaaaaagcagtaaaaaaatcttcattaataTTGAAATTTGCATCATGCTACAGCATGATCTGTCTTTTCTAACATGCTAAGAGTCTTCAGCATTTCTGCAATAAGCATTTTCAACAAGCAGTGTGCATGCTTACCTTAGGAATGcaatctgctgcttctgctaGAGATTTTGGTCCTTTAAATCAGCCACATTTCCTTACTACATAAGCAGTATCACCATGAAAAGCTAAATCTAATCaacatttcataaataaatCTCTCATTGATTGATTGCACAAAGAGCCAGCCCCCTGTGCAGTTCTCTGAATTATTCCCAAGGAAGGACATGGTTATTAGAGGTGGATTTCCTTGACCTAGTGATGGATTTTGAGATTTAGAGGGAGATGAAAGTGACAGTGGCAGTCAGTATTATCCTTCACCTGAGCAGAAGCTTACTAGCCCTATCTGCATGCACAAGAAGTGACAAATGCTGGAGTGTGCTCtgttttgaaactgaaaaaaatattgtaaataacTATATATTCAGTATTGTCTGCTCACTTGTTCTCTTAAATATTGCAGATGCTTTTTAGCAGTGGTAACAGGTTCTTTTACTGTAATAGATAAAACACCATAAATGgaaatttccttttataaaaggaataaaattaaaataaattaaaaatttattttcatgcataTACCATAGggctgaaggaaaggaaataaccttttaaattacttaaagttcttaaataatatataacatatttttataatatgttataataacatatttttatgctttaaaatCTAGTGAATTGTGGATACATTTTTAGTGGAAAATACCTTGATGATGAAGTTATAAGACACTGAATTTATCTTCAACTTCAGTATGGATTATGACTTTGCAAAATGGTTTAAGTAGCTGCATTCCTCCTCCATTAGAAACATGCAAGAATGCATCTGTAGTGGCTAGAGAGTCAAGAAAGGCCCCATGAGGATATACTTCAAAAGAGAACATGGTATTTGCATACCTCACCTTTCATATTTCACTGCTGGATACCataagaatgagaaaaataatgttctcTGAAGTTTGAGTGATTGATTTTTCAATCTGGAATCTTGTACATGGCCcatttttgtaaaagaaaaaaaggctcttAAGCAGCAAAAAGAGGTAAATGTTGAAACTTGAATTTATATCTTTGTCACAACTGAGATATAGCTAAAGTTTTTACACTCTATGAATTACATTCTAACTTTGCTTCACAAAAAGCAGAATCCAGGAAAGCAGTCCAGCCCCTGGGACTTCAGGATTATGATACATTTGTTTCTATAACcaagggcagcaggaaaaaatgctaTTAGCAATCATAGGAACCAACTTAAATCTTGCAGCCCAGGTGACTGAGTTTATGGATTTAATCATAAAACAAAATCTCAGCACAGATCAGCCTCCTGATGATAGAAGCAAATTAAACACTTCTGCTGCTATGACTTTCCAGCCCTGAAGACAGTAATTCCATTTTCCAGAAAAGAGAACATGCATTTGAAAtttatagaataaaaataattttaaataagatAGTAATGGGCAACAAGGAAATGTATAATCGTATGCACAATGGAAGCCACATACACCAGTTTTAGTATGATAATCAACATGACAAAGAGATAAAGTGAATAAGCTTCTAAATTCTGGCTTATGCTTTACTGTTGTCTTTGAAGAGCTGAAATGCATCTCTTATCCTAAGATCATAGATATGAAAGAATCTCAGAAGGTTACTGCATCCAACCAGTATTGAATCTTGATCAGATTTACCTCTGTCATTCTCCAGGGTTTTTCCCTGTCTTGCTGTCTGAAATATGTCAATGTTCAGATCTGagcagtgattctgtgaatatgTGGTGCCACTAAATGTTTGGGACATATGCCTTGTTATATGTTGCAGAAGAGTTGATGCACCTTTTTAATCTGGTATAGAACTGCCAGTTTTCTTATAAAATAATAAGTCCTGCAACGCAAAActaacttatttttttctttattggtTTACCCTGGAATTCTTTAAAGCTCtcaaacagaggaaaatgagtCCTGCTAGGCCTGGCCACTTCCTTGTCTGACAGTGGCCAGGACCTCACTAACCTGTGAAGAAGTTTGCAGAACAAATTCTAGATAAGCTCAACACAGTGGTGTCAATTCTGCCCTCCTTTAAAAGCCAGTTACATAGCTGTCATTGACTTCACTGACAATAATATTAGTTGACtgtcaatattttttcatggaTATTTTTCCTGTCATTCTGTATTCCAGTGAAGTAACCTTGACTGATGGGAGAATGAC
Proteins encoded in this window:
- the CNGA1 gene encoding LOW QUALITY PROTEIN: cGMP-gated cation channel alpha-1 (The sequence of the model RefSeq protein was modified relative to this genomic sequence to represent the inferred CDS: substituted 1 base at 1 genomic stop codon) — protein: MKVGVIETHHSHTIVPSVVVHDTSKDHGLMYEGENRYVKYILCRQQYPPGVFACYNINNNSNKDEXKKRKKEKKSKPEKKKDGETQKTKEKKEKNKNKHKLKKKENTEEKKKDIFTIDPAGNIYYNWLFCITMPVMYNWTMIIARACFDELQHDYLVAWFIIDYVSDAIYVADMFVRTRTGYLEQGLLVKEEHKLREKYKRSFQFKLDFLSILPTDLLYFKLGLNYPELRINRLLRVARMFEFFQRTETRTNYPNIFRISNLVMYIVIIIHWNACVYYSISKAIGFGADTWVYPNTSDPEFARLTRKYVYSLYWSTLTLTTIGETPPPVRDSEYFFVVVDFLVGVLIFATIVGNVGSMISNMNAARAEFQARIDAIKQYMHFRNVSKDMEKRVIKWFDYLWTNKKAVDEREVLKYLPDKLRAEIAINVHLETLKKVRIFADCEAGLLVELVLKLQPQVYSPGDYICRKGDIGREMYIIKEGKLAVVADDGITQFVVLSDGSYFGEISILNIKGSKAGNRRTANIKSIGYSDLFCLSKDDLMEALTEYPDAKAMLEEKGKQILMKDGLLDIEIANLGSDPKDLEEKVAYMERAMDRLQTKFARLLAEYEGAQQKVKKRLTQIEKILKPVIEEEFADLEEADPSTDKPGLSKAE